Proteins encoded within one genomic window of Halobacteroides halobius DSM 5150:
- the ytxC gene encoding putative sporulation protein YtxC, with amino-acid sequence MTLVRIGSNNYINNLEERLYFELGFLREDGIEIEINRIVENNIVFFECKYKEEEQFSIDIFREYIANALSDIIINYFESDLLDKILKNNYNYFSTEEKEIILEMAYDRLNFLVSQDNEEIISKIQRKNKVLLEIIDYLKSEDEFILEGFIRFRLKDYLAELKLAIEGAVEDYMVERENQEFIYLLKSFIDNQTTKNELVNVIKTKNGNFQLLDSNGIVLENIFLDEYILQMVDDKLHDEDLLISALISIAPKEIIIHFDKPISIIKTLKKIFTDRISICLGCNYCELNDLNELE; translated from the coding sequence ATGACTTTGGTCAGGATTGGAAGTAATAATTATATTAACAATTTAGAAGAGAGATTGTATTTTGAATTAGGTTTTTTACGAGAAGATGGTATAGAAATTGAAATAAATAGAATTGTTGAAAATAATATAGTATTTTTCGAATGTAAATATAAAGAGGAAGAGCAATTTTCAATAGATATATTCAGAGAGTATATTGCTAATGCTTTATCAGATATAATTATTAATTATTTTGAAAGTGATTTATTAGATAAAATTCTTAAAAATAATTATAATTATTTTTCTACTGAAGAAAAAGAAATAATTTTAGAAATGGCATATGATAGACTTAATTTTTTGGTTAGTCAAGATAATGAGGAAATCATCTCTAAAATTCAACGAAAAAATAAAGTTTTATTAGAGATTATTGATTATCTTAAGTCAGAAGATGAATTCATCCTAGAAGGTTTTATTCGATTTAGACTGAAGGACTATTTAGCAGAACTAAAATTGGCTATTGAGGGTGCAGTAGAGGATTATATGGTTGAACGTGAAAATCAAGAATTTATTTATCTGCTTAAATCATTTATTGATAATCAAACAACTAAGAATGAATTAGTAAATGTAATTAAGACTAAAAATGGTAACTTTCAGTTATTAGATAGTAACGGAATTGTACTAGAAAATATTTTTTTAGATGAATATATATTACAGATGGTAGATGATAAATTACATGATGAAGATTTATTAATTAGTGCTTTAATTAGTATTGCTCCTAAAGAAATTATTATTCATTTTGATAAGCCGATATCTATAATTAAGACCTTAAAGAAAATTTTTACTGATCGGATTTCAATTTGTTTGGGATGTAATTATTGTGAGTTGAATGATCTTAATGAACTTGAGTAG
- the thrS gene encoding threonine--tRNA ligase has product MKKVKVTLPDGSSRKYDQGTTIKEVAFDIGPRLGKAAVAGKVDGQAVDINYAISEDVELAIITIDSKEGLEVYRHTAAHVMAQAVKRLYNDVSLAIGPTIDDGFYYDFDLEDKISEHDFDKIESEMKEIIKEDYKIERLEVSKEEAIAKMKELDEEYKIELIKDLDDDTVSFYQQGNFIDLCRGPHLPSTGKLKTNAFKLLNVAGAYWRGDENNDMLQRIYATAFYKKKGLKEHLNRLEEAKKRDHRKIGQKLDLFSLQDEGPGFPFFHPKGMVVRNQLIDFWKEEHRKAGYEEIKTPIILNQQLWEQSGHWDHYSDDMYFTEIDEENYAVKPMNCPGGILVYKDKMRSYRDLPIRMGELGLVHRHELSGTLHGLMRVRNFTQDDAHIFCLPDQIKDELSGVIQLVDTIYSTFGFKYSVELSTRPDKAMGSDQLWAKATAALREAIVDNDLDYVVNEGDGAFYGPKIDFQLEDCLGRTWQCGTIQLDFQMPERFDLTYIGEDGEEHRPVMIHRAIYGSLERFMGILIEHYAGAFPTWLAPVQAEIIPITDDHLDYAYDLKKELEDAGVRVEVDARQEKMGYKIREAQVQQIPYMLIVGDNEVEDKTVSVRHRREGDLGATAVDEFKAKLVDEIEDKN; this is encoded by the coding sequence ATGAAGAAAGTGAAAGTAACTTTACCAGATGGTTCTAGTAGGAAGTATGACCAAGGAACTACTATTAAAGAAGTAGCGTTTGATATCGGGCCAAGGCTAGGAAAAGCTGCTGTAGCAGGAAAGGTTGATGGACAGGCAGTTGATATTAATTATGCTATATCAGAAGATGTTGAATTAGCAATTATTACTATTGATTCTAAAGAAGGATTAGAAGTTTATCGACATACTGCTGCTCATGTAATGGCACAGGCAGTAAAGAGATTATATAATGATGTAAGTTTAGCAATTGGGCCAACAATTGATGATGGTTTTTATTATGATTTTGATCTAGAAGATAAGATATCTGAGCATGATTTTGATAAGATAGAGTCTGAAATGAAAGAAATTATTAAAGAAGATTATAAAATTGAACGTTTAGAAGTATCTAAAGAAGAAGCAATTGCTAAGATGAAAGAGTTAGATGAAGAGTATAAGATAGAATTAATTAAGGATTTAGATGATGATACTGTAAGTTTTTATCAACAGGGTAATTTTATAGATTTATGTCGAGGACCTCATTTACCCTCAACAGGTAAGCTAAAGACAAATGCTTTTAAATTATTGAATGTAGCTGGTGCTTATTGGCGTGGAGATGAAAATAATGATATGTTACAAAGAATTTATGCTACTGCCTTTTATAAGAAAAAAGGTTTAAAGGAACATTTAAATAGATTAGAAGAAGCTAAAAAACGAGATCATAGAAAGATAGGACAAAAGCTTGACTTATTTAGTTTACAGGATGAAGGGCCAGGTTTTCCATTCTTCCATCCTAAAGGAATGGTAGTTAGAAACCAATTAATAGATTTTTGGAAGGAAGAACATCGTAAAGCAGGATATGAAGAAATTAAGACCCCAATTATTTTAAATCAGCAGTTATGGGAGCAATCTGGACATTGGGATCATTACAGTGATGATATGTATTTTACTGAAATTGATGAAGAAAATTATGCTGTTAAACCAATGAATTGTCCAGGTGGTATTTTAGTTTATAAAGATAAGATGAGAAGTTATCGTGATTTACCAATTAGGATGGGAGAATTAGGATTAGTTCATCGCCATGAATTATCTGGAACTTTACATGGGTTAATGCGAGTAAGAAACTTTACTCAAGATGATGCCCATATTTTCTGCCTTCCAGATCAAATTAAAGATGAATTAAGTGGGGTTATTCAATTAGTTGATACTATTTATAGTACATTTGGATTTAAATATAGTGTAGAGTTAAGTACTAGACCTGATAAAGCAATGGGATCTGATCAATTATGGGCCAAAGCTACTGCTGCTTTAAGAGAAGCTATAGTTGATAATGATTTAGATTATGTAGTTAATGAAGGAGATGGGGCTTTTTATGGGCCAAAAATTGACTTTCAACTTGAAGATTGCTTAGGTCGTACTTGGCAGTGTGGAACAATTCAACTTGATTTCCAAATGCCAGAACGTTTTGATTTAACTTATATTGGCGAAGATGGAGAAGAACATCGTCCTGTAATGATTCATAGAGCTATTTATGGCAGTCTAGAACGGTTTATGGGAATTTTAATTGAACATTATGCTGGTGCATTCCCAACCTGGTTGGCCCCAGTTCAAGCAGAGATAATTCCAATTACTGATGATCATCTAGATTATGCCTATGATCTTAAAAAAGAGTTAGAAGATGCTGGGGTTAGGGTAGAAGTAGATGCCAGACAAGAAAAAATGGGATATAAAATCAGAGAAGCACAAGTGCAACAAATCCCTTATATGTTAATAGTAGGAGACAATGAAGTTGAAGATAAGACAGTGTCTGTTCGTCATAGACGTGAAGGAGATCTAGGAGCAACTGCAGTAGATGAATTTAAAGCAAAACTTGTAGATGAAATAGAGGATAAAAATTAA
- a CDS encoding Rpn family recombination-promoting nuclease/putative transposase — MTEDILDPKVDFVFKKVFGSENHKEILIAFLNSVFGNKQSEEEIVDISIDNPDIDKDWKDDKFSRLDIKATTSNDSKVNIEIQLKNQYNMKKRTLYYWSKLYESQMKSGDPYNKLERTVTINILNFTYLKKNNRYHNAYILKEKETNEILTDLEEIHFIELSKLDEDEFESVEDIENKSKEDKLVPWALFLKNPQSEVMKMLEEGMKELKEAAERLEILSHDEETREIYESRQKAIHDQITNIQEAAKEAREEGLEEGEKKGRKKEKIEVAKEMLKDGLSIEKIEKFTNLTKEEIKNLIEK, encoded by the coding sequence ATGACAGAAGATATATTAGATCCTAAAGTAGATTTTGTTTTTAAAAAGGTATTTGGCTCTGAAAACCACAAAGAAATTTTAATTGCTTTTTTAAACAGTGTATTTGGAAATAAGCAATCTGAGGAAGAAATAGTAGATATAAGCATAGATAATCCGGATATAGATAAAGATTGGAAAGACGATAAATTTTCCCGATTAGATATTAAGGCAACTACAAGCAATGATAGTAAGGTGAATATAGAGATTCAACTTAAAAATCAATATAATATGAAAAAGAGGACTTTATACTATTGGAGTAAGTTGTATGAGTCACAGATGAAATCTGGTGATCCGTATAATAAATTAGAGCGAACAGTGACAATAAATATTTTAAATTTTACTTATTTAAAGAAGAATAATAGATATCATAATGCGTATATTCTTAAAGAAAAAGAAACTAATGAGATATTAACAGATTTGGAGGAAATCCACTTTATAGAATTATCTAAGTTAGACGAAGATGAGTTTGAAAGTGTTGAAGATATTGAGAATAAGAGTAAAGAAGATAAATTAGTTCCTTGGGCACTATTTTTGAAAAATCCCCAAAGTGAGGTGATGAAAATGCTTGAGGAGGGAATGAAAGAACTTAAAGAAGCGGCAGAAAGATTAGAAATATTAAGTCATGATGAAGAAACTAGAGAAATTTATGAGAGTAGGCAGAAAGCAATTCATGATCAAATTACGAATATACAGGAAGCTGCTAAAGAAGCTAGAGAAGAAGGATTAGAAGAAGGGGAGAAAAAAGGCAGAAAAAAAGAGAAAATAGAAGTGGCAAAAGAAATGCTGAAAGATGGGTTAAGTATTGAAAAGATAGAGAAGTTTACTAATTTAACGAAAGAAGAAATAAAGAATTTAATAGAAAAATGA